Proteins encoded in a region of the Oncorhynchus gorbuscha isolate QuinsamMale2020 ecotype Even-year linkage group LG16, OgorEven_v1.0, whole genome shotgun sequence genome:
- the LOC123999307 gene encoding ubiquitin-conjugating enzyme E2 Z, with protein sequence MADSVGEVANGEIGLGVGSQGNGAPLLPSLGNSLPGHSTSGANLASPPPAAAAETGLAVMSPGATTTSTVVTGSGFGGAGVLSAVVGSAIPIPLYSATNALPGGIGLGVAGAGLLSQIHATSWDPTLSTDWDNEKTSQQCILRIKRDIMSIYKEPPPGMFVVPDPHDMTKIHALITGPFDTPYEGGFFLFLFRCPPDYPIHPPRVKLITTGQNTVRFNPNFYRNGKVCLSILGTWTGPAWSPAQSISSVLISIQSLMTENPYHNEPGFEQERHPGDSKNYNECIRHETMRVAVCDMLDGKVPCPEALWSVMEKSFLEYYDFYEGVCKERLHQQGQNMQDPFGEKRGRFDYQGLLARLSTTQRRIREKCPPEDNDDHSDSDTSSSGTDPDSQGSSQP encoded by the exons ATGGCGGATAGCGTAGGAGAGGTTGCTAATGGTGAAATTGGGTTAGGTGTTGGTAGTCAGGGAAATGGAGCTCCGTTGTTACCTAGTTTGGGTAATTCTCTGCCGGGCCACTCGACGAGTGGAGCTAACCTGGCCTCACCACCTCCTGCAGCGGCCGCAGAGACTGGCCTAGCTGTCATGTCCCCTGGAGCCACAACCACCTCAACCGTGGTGACTGGGAGCGGGTTTGGAGGTGCAGGTGTTCTTAGCGCTGTAGTGGGCTCTGCCATTCCAATACCCCTCTACTCGGCCACCAATGCTCTGCCAGGCGGTATCGGTTTGGGGGTGGCCGGAGCAGGCCTCTTGTCCCAAATTCATGCAACGTCCTGGGACCCAACACTAAGTACCGACTGGGACAACGAGAAGACGTCCCAGCAATGCATTCTCCGAATCAAAAG GGATATAATGTCCATCTATAAGGAGCCTCCCCCGGGTATGTTTGTGGTTCCTGACCCTCATGACATGACTAAG ATCCATGCCCTCATCACAGGACCCTTCGACACGCCCTACGAGGGAGGCTTCTTTCTTTTCCTGTTCCGCTGCCCCCCGGACTACCCCATCCACCCCCCACGGGTCAAGCTCATCACCACCGGCCAAAACACTGTGCGCTTCAACCCCAACTTTTACCGTAACGGCAAAGTATGCCTCAGCATCCTCGG GACTTGGACAGGGCCAGCATGGAGCCCAGCCCAAAGCATCTCCTCCGTTCTGATCTCCATCCAGTCTCTGATGACTGAGAACCCCTACCACAACGAGCCAGGCTTTGAACAG GAGAGACACCCGGGAGACAGCAAGAACTACAATGAGTGCATCCGCCATGAGACCATGCGCGTGGCTGTATGTGACATGCTGGATGGGAAGGTGCCCTGTCCAGAAGCCCTGTG gagtgtgatggagaaaTCATTCCTGGAGTACTATGACTTCTACGAGGGAGTCTGCAAAGAGAGACTTCACCAGCAGGGACAGAACATGcag GACCCTTTTGGGGAGAAGAGGGGTCGCTTCGACTACCAGGGCCTACTGGCACGCCTGAGCACCACCCAGAGGCGCATTCGGGAGAAGTGCCCACCGGAGGACAACGATGACCACTCAGACTCTGACACCAGCTCCTCAGGCACGGACCCAGATAGCCAGGGCAGCTCCCAGCCTTAG